Proteins encoded together in one Sylvia atricapilla isolate bSylAtr1 chromosome 2, bSylAtr1.pri, whole genome shotgun sequence window:
- the LPCAT3 gene encoding LOW QUALITY PROTEIN: lysophospholipid acyltransferase 5 (The sequence of the model RefSeq protein was modified relative to this genomic sequence to represent the inferred CDS: deleted 1 base in 1 codon): MGAQGAARGAGAAVLVPLPGSGRDRPAGRPAGKMAVAGSAWSLAGLAEALGSSEQALRLILSILMGYPFALFQRYFLFQKEAYLIHLYNVFTGLSIAYFNFGTQFLHSLICVLIQFLILRLMGRTITAVITTFLFQMTYLMAGYYFTATEHYDIKWTMPHCVLTLKLIGLAIDYYDGGKDPEFLSPEQRRFAVRGVPTLLEVSGFSYFYGAFMVGPQFSMTDYQKLARGEMTDVPGQRPNSFVPALKRLSLGLLFLVTYTLSSLYISDEYLTSDDYMEKPFWFRCGYILIWGKIILYKYVTCWLVTEGVCILVGLGYNGKDQNGKPLWNACANMKVWLYETTPLFTGTIASFNINTNAWVARYIFKRLKFLGNKLLSQALALFFLAIWHGLHSGYLVCFQMELLIVIVERQAMNLVRDSPLLSTLASITVLRPIFYVLQQTNHWMFMGYSLVPFCLFTWDKWMKVYRSIYFFGHVLFFTLLLVLPYIRRAIVPRKEKLKRAE, translated from the exons ATGGGCGCGCAGGGGGCCGCGCGCGGTGCGGGGGCCGCGGTG CTGGTGCCGCTGCCGGGTTCGGGGCGCGACCGGCCGgcggggcggccggcggggaAGATGGCGGTGGCGGGGTCCGCCTGGAGCCTGGCGGGGCTGGCCGAGGCCCTGGGCTCGTCGGAGCAGGCGCTGCGCCTCATCCTGTCCATTCTCATGG GATATCCTTTTGCCTTGTTCCAGCGCTATTTCCTCTTCCAGAAGGAGGCCTACCTCATTCATCTCTACAATGTATTCACAGGACTCTCAATTGCTTACTTCAATTTTG GGACACAGTTTCTTCATTCCCTGATATGTGTCCTAATCCAGTTCCTCATACTGAGACTAATGGGTCGCACAATCACTGCCGTCATCACCACTTTCCTGTTTCAGATG ACATACCTTATGGCTGGATATTACTTCACAGCCACAGAGCATTATGACATCAAGTGGACAATGCCACATTGTGTCTTGACACTTAAGTTGATTG GTCTGGCCATTGATTACTATGATGGAGGAAAAGATCCG GAGTTCCTGAGTCCTGAGCAGCGGCGATTTGCTGTTCGGGGGGTTCCTACCTTGCTGGAGGTCTCAGGATTCTCCTATTTCTATGGTGCCTTCATGGTTGGGCCTCAATTCTCCATGACAGACTATCAGAAACTGGCAAGGGGTGAGATGACTGACGTTCCAGGCCAGAGACCCAATAG ttttgtgcCTGCTCTCAAGCGCCTGAGCCTGGGTCTCTTGTTTCTAGTAACCTACACCTTGTCAAGCCTGTACATCTCTGATGAATACCTCACCTCAGATGACTACATG GAGAAGCCTTTCTGGTTCCGCTGTGGTTACATATTGATCTGGGGGAAGATTATACTCTACAAATACGTAACTTGCTGGCTTGTTACG GAAGGTGTCTGCATCCTTGTTGGTCTGGGGTACAATGGGAAAGACCAGAATGGAAAGCCTTTGTGGAATGCCTGTGCCAACATGAAGGTCTGGCTGTATGAGACAACACCTTTGTTCACAGGGACCATTGCTTCTTTCAACATCAACACCAATGCTTGGGTGGCCCG CTACATCTTCAAGCGCTTGAAGTTCCTGGGCAACAAACTGCTGTCACAGGCACTGGCCTTGTTCTTCCTGGCCATTTGGCATGGCCTACACTCTGGCTACCTGGTGTGCTTTCAGATGGAGTTGCTTATAGTCATCGTGGAAAGACAG gCCATGAACCTTGTTCGGGACAGTCCTCTCCTAAGCACTCTGGCCTCCATCACTGTCTTGCGGCCCATCTTCTACGTGCTGCAGCAGACTAACCACTGGATGTTCATGGGTTACTCCCTGGTGCCATTCTGCCTTTTCACCTGGGACAAATGGATGAAG GTGTACAGGTCTATTTATTTCTTCGGCCACGTCTTGTTCTTCACGTTACTGCTGGTGTTGCCTTACATTCGCAGAGCAATTGTGCCAcgaaaagaaaagctaaaaagaGCAGAGTAA
- the EMG1 gene encoding ribosomal RNA small subunit methyltransferase NEP1: MAAPRRPRGDAQEEDEDEGRSLERKRSRGQRRLLVVLEGASLETVKVGKTFELLNCDKHKALLLRNGRDPGEVRPDITHQSLLMLMDSPLNRAGLLQVYIHTKKNVLIEVNPQTRIPRTFDRFCGLMVQLLHKLSVRAADGPQKLLKVIKNPVSDHLPVGCMKIGTSFAASQVSDLRELVPAAEPVVIVVGAFAHGSVNVDYTEKMVSISNYPLSAALTCAKITTAFEEVWGVV, encoded by the exons ATGGCGGCGCCCAGGCGGCCACGTGGGGATGCgcaggaggaagatgaggatgaaGGGCGCTCGCTGGAGCGCAAGCGGTcccgcgggcagcggcggctccTGGTCGTGCTGGAGGGGGCGAGTCTGGAGACCGTGAAG GTGGGGAAAACGTTCGAGCTGCTCAACTGCGACAAGCACAAGGCGCTGCTGCTGCGGAATGGTCGGGACCCCGGAGAGGTGCGGCCTGACATCACCCACCAA AGTCTCCTGATGCTCATGGACAGCCCCCTGAATcgggctgggctcctgcaggTTTATATCCATACCAAGAAGAATGTTCTCATTGAAGTCAATCCTCAAACCAGAATCCCAAGGACTTTTGATCGATTCTGTGGCCTTATGG TTCAGTTGTTGCATAAGCTCAGTGTTAGAGCAGCTGATGGGCCTCAGAAACTGCTGAAG gTGATCAAAAATCCTGTCAGTGACCATCTGCCTGTGGGCTGTATGAAGATTGGTACCTCTTTTGCAGCGTCACAGGTGTCGGATCTGCGTGAGCTGGTTCCTGCAGCGGAGCCAGTTGTCATTGTGGTGGGAGCTTTTGCCCACGGGTCG GTCAATGTTGACTATACAGAAAAGATGGTCTCCATCAGCAACTATCCCCTTTCTGCTGCCCTGACGTGTGCTAAAATTACTACTGCCTTTGAGGAAGTGTGGGGAGTGGtatga
- the PHB2 gene encoding prohibitin-2 translates to MAQNLKDLAGRLPTGPRGVGTALKLLLGAGALAYGVRESVFIVEGGQRAIFFNRIGGVQQDTILAEGLHFRIPWFQYPIIYDIRARPRKISSPTGSKDLQMVNISLRVLTRPNAAELPSMYQRLGLDYEERVLPSIVNEVLKSVVAKFNASQLITQRAQVSLLIRRELTERAKDFSLILDDVAITELSFSREYTAAVEAKQVAQQEAQRAQFLVEKAKQEQKQKIVQAEGEATAAKMLGEALSRNPGYIKLRKIRAAQNISKTIAASQNRVYLTADNLVLNLQDEAFTR, encoded by the exons ATGGCGCAGAACCTGAAGGACCTGGCGGGGCGGCTGCCGACCGGGCCCCGCGGCGTAGGCACCGcgctgaagctgctgctgggcgCCGGTGCCCTGGCCTATGGCGTGCGAGAGTCCGTCTTCATTG TGGAGGGCGGCCAGCGCGCCATCTTCTTCAACCGCATTGGCGGCGTGCAGCAGGACACCATCCTGGCCGAGGGGCTGCACTTCAG GATCCCCTGGTTCCAGTATCCCATCATCTATGACATTCGAGCGCGGCCACGGAAAATCTCCTCCCCCACTGGTTCCAAAG ACCTGCAGATGGTGAACATCTCCCTGCGGGTGCTGACGCGGCCCAACGCGGCCGAGCTGCCCAGCATGTACCAGCGCCTGGGGCTGGACTACGAGGAGCGCGTCCTGCCCTCCATCGTCAACGAGGTGCTCAAGAGCGTCGTGGCCAAGTTCAACGCCTCGCAGCTCATCACACAGAGAGCCCAG gTGTCTCTGCTCATTAGGCGAGAACTGACAGAGAGAGCCAAGGATTTCAGCCTCATCCTGGATGATGTGGCTATCACAGAGCTCAGTTTCAGTCGTGAAtacacagctgctgtggaggcTAAGCAAGTGG CCCAGCAGGAGGCACAGCGTGCCCAGTTCCTGGTGGAGAAGGCCaagcaggagcagaagcagaagatAGTTCAGGCCGAGGGGGAAGCGACAGCTGCCAAGATG CTCGGGGAAGCTCTCAGCAGGAATCCAGGCTACATCAAGCTACGTAAGATCCGAGCTGCTCAAAACATCTCAAAAACA attgcTGCCTCACAAAACCGTGTGTATCTCACAGCAGATAACTTGGTACTGAACCTGCAGGATGAGGCCTTCACGAGGTAA